TTGAAACAATTCGCCGCAAGATTTGATCGCTCCCTTTAAACCAGTGAAAGTGTGCTTTCGAGATGGAATACTGCTCCAACATATCACAGACTATTTCCGCATCTTCATACACGGTATGTAATACAATTGGCAAGTTATATTTTTCCGCCTTCTGAACAAAGCGTTCTAACACGTCTTTATACAGCCCCACATCTAAGCCAGGTTGCTCTTGCCTCGAGTAATAGGGTAATCCTACTTCTCCAATTGCCGTGAGACCCTCTGCATGGTCATCGATCAATCGAAGAATAGCTGAAAGCTCACTTTCACTCGGTAGAGCTTGTTCGGGATGATAACCTATAGCAGGTTTGATTCGACTATCTGTTTTGGCAAATTCTATTTGCTTAACGGACGATGTATAATCATTTGATACCGCCACTATTGCAGTCACATCATTCTCTTCTAATTCGTTCAAAATTTGAATCTGATCTTCCTCTTTGTACATATCTAAGTGAATATGTGCATCTATTATCTGTCGGCTCAAAAGTGATCACTCGCTTCTCCTAATCTGCTATGTTTCACGTGAAACGTCTATCCGTAAATGAACTTATACTATAATCTAAGCATCATACTACTCTCTCTTACAAAAAAGTGAAACAACATGACGGCCCTTATTTTCATTTGGTGATACGTAGTATTTTGTATTTTCCCTGTAGCTATGTTGGATTATGTATTGCATGGGAAATAAACGAACTTTTTATATCAAAACGCAGCAAGCTCTATAGCCTACTGCGTTTTGCGATAATTAATGTGTAGTTGGTTCAGG
This window of the Sporosarcina ureae genome carries:
- a CDS encoding TatD family hydrolase; the protein is MSRQIIDAHIHLDMYKEEDQIQILNELEENDVTAIVAVSNDYTSSVKQIEFAKTDSRIKPAIGYHPEQALPSESELSAILRLIDDHAEGLTAIGEVGLPYYSRQEQPGLDVGLYKDVLERFVQKAEKYNLPIVLHTVYEDAEIVCDMLEQYSISKAHFHWFKGSDQILRRIVSNGYMISVTPEVTYREKIQHIVKQVPLTQLMVETDGPWPFEHSFKGKLTHPAMLHESVRSIAKIKDVTVDEAYREIYKTSQRFFCL